From the Prunus dulcis chromosome 4, ALMONDv2, whole genome shotgun sequence genome, one window contains:
- the LOC117625009 gene encoding uncharacterized protein LOC117625009 produces MSPFRTLLSHHHSYSLLKPQNPLSISQITRKPFSFSSIFQRFYSSHQTENQTKPRKPLDLLFKEAVELSPKPENSESEGETEDSPLKKGSRELEKEVKSLKSNSNGENKAKKSEVEPKNSKGETEDSPLKKGLGDLEKEVKSLKSNSNGENKAKKSEVEPKNSKAMVSLYEVFTNKAAAGDERKWKELTRERSNVFKALSQDMEVVVSHLYKEGYFKDANFLSVNDGRLDFSCFNNGYGRGFVKFAVERFAKDNQVIAKWLSGSDLKKVALVGCPSLARKSVFSAKRLRKFFDIQEHTVCSKCVLKQSCNFANQNVWNRGAKNLDLADVMNTITLYALDAVPPQLVVSDEVKSSVSRLLKEVLRLSKTTS; encoded by the exons ATGTCTCCCTTCAGAACCCTCCTTTCCCACCACCACTCCTACTCTCTCCTTAAACCCCAAAACCCTCTTTCCATTTCCCAAATAACCCGCAAACCTTTCTCATTCTCCTCCATCTTCCAGAGATTCTATAGCTCACACCAGACtgaaaaccaaaccaaacccagaAAGCCTTTAGACCTTCTCTTCAAAGAGGCCGTAGAACTATCACCAAAACCCGAAAACTCCGAAAGCGAAGGTGAAACCGAAGACAGCCCATTGAAGAAGGGCTCGAGGGAGTTGGAGAAAGAAGTAAAGAGCTTGAAATCGAATTCGAATGGCGAAAACAAAGCGAAGAAGAGTGAAGTCGAACCTAAGAATTCTAAGGGTGAAACTGAAGACAGCCCATTGAAGAAGGGCTTGGGGGACTTGGAGAAAGAGGTAAAGAGCTTGAAATCGAATTCGAATGGCGAAAACAAAGCGAAGAAGAGTGAAGTCGAACCCAAGAATTCTAAGGCTATGGTCAGCTTGTACGAAGTGTTCACAAACAAGGCGGCGGCGGGGGATGAAAGGAAGTGGAAAGAGTTGACAAGAGAGAGATCAAATGTGTTTAAGGCTTTGTCGCAGGATATGGAAGTGGTTGTGAGCCATTTGTACAAAGAAGGGTACTTTAAAGATGCCAATTTCTTGTCTGTGAATGATGGTAGGTTGGATTTTAGTTGCTTTAACAATGGCTATGGCCGCGGTTTCGTAAAGTTTGCGGTGGAGAGGTTTGCCAAAGACAACCAAGTGATTGCAAA atGGTTGTCAGGCTCTGACTTGAAAAAGGTGGCCCTTGTTGGTTGTCCTTCCCTTGCAAGAAAGAGTGTTTTCAGTGCTAAAAGATTGCgtaaattttttgatattcAAGAACATACT GTTTGTAGCAAATGTGTCTTAAAACAATCATGCAACTTTGCGAATCAGAATGTGTGGAATAGAGGCGCCAAGAATTTGGATCTGGCTGATGTTATGAATACTATCACTTTATATGCTCTGGATGCTGTGCCTCCACAGCTGGTTGTGTCTGATGAAGTAAAGTCTTCTGTTAGTCGATTGCTCAAGGAGGTGTTGAGGCTAAGTAAAACCACTTCATGA
- the LOC117623787 gene encoding F-box/LRR-repeat protein At4g14103-like, producing the protein MGSSQSKPLILAKKPKPQAVVTDRISELPDAVLCHILSFLPTKLAVRTSILSTRWKNIWASVHNLDFDDEYDPWIERDDSFSMFVDRVLSFRDSADIHKFRLHCSGVKDFSRIDGWIRTAIDRNAVEFDLRVYSYSDFQIFELPQSLFMSKTLVVLKLNSDCLRYVPPKSGCFPSLKFLHVTGDYPADESIEKLFYCCPVLEDLTIDGVVRHDADVYISAPELKTLRISLSGEDFSPQNSFSINAPKLEKLYVMENGLSNYIVKNPKSLVKAIVNLYSHYSCSHRDFSKFSSALLAGISNVKYLSLSAHLLKACSVPAFDNLSELKLVLHNCDNWELLTELLKRSPNLEYLVLEHNEVACTIYSDDEEYFAEYFDHEWNTPETVPVCLSAHLKSITIRGFKGDSDEMEAAKYLLEKGKVLNKVTIYAGDLLCRREELDKELELIRRGSRTCRVEFF; encoded by the exons ATGGGTTCGTCGCAGTCAAAGCCTCTCATACTGGCAAAGAAGCCAAAGCCGCAAGCAGTAGTTACAGATAGGATCAGTGAATTACCTGATGCAGTTCTTTGTCACATACTTTCCTTCCTTCCAACGAAACTTGCTGTGAGAACCAGCATTCTGTCTACAAGATGGAAGAACATATGGGCTTCTGTTCACAATCTAGACTTCGACGACGAATACGATCCCTGGATAGAGAGGGATGACTCTTTCTCGATGTTTGTCGACCGTGTACTTTCCTTTCGTGACTCAGCCGACATTCATAAGTTCCGTCTTCATTGTTCCGGTGTTAAGGATTTCTCTCGTATTGATGGTTGGATTCGCACTGCTATTGACCGTAATGCtgttgaatttgatcttcGTGTTTACTCCTATTCCGATTTCCAGATTTTTGAGTTGCCTCAAAGCTTATTCATGTCCAAAACACTGGTGGTTTTGAAGCTAAATTCAGATTGTCTTAGATATGTTCCTCCTAAGTCAGGGTGTTTCCCAAGTCTCAAGTTCCTCCATGTTACAGGCGATTATCCTGCTGATGAATCAATAGAAAAGTTATTTTATTGCTGCCCTGTGCTTGAAGATTTGACTATAGATGGAGTTGTTAGACATGATGCAGATGTTTACATCTCTGCGCCTGAATTGAAGACGTTAAGAATAAGTTTAAGTGGTGAAGATTTTTCTCCTCAGAACAGTTTTTCTATAAATGCTCCAAAGCTTGAAAAACTTTATGTCATGGAGAATGGTTTGTCAAATTACATTGTGAAGAATCCGAAGTCCCTGGTCAAAGCCATTGTTAATCTCTATTCACATTATTCATGTTCACACCGTGACTTCTCTAAGTTTTCAAGTGCGCTTCTGGCAGGAATTTCCAATGTTAAATATTTATCTCTTTCAGCTCATTTGTTGAAG GCTTGTAGTGTGCCTGCTTTTGATAATTTGAGCGAATTGAAGCTGGTTCTTCATAATTGCGACAATTGGGAATTGCTAACAGAGCTGCTCAAGAGATCACCTAATTTGGAGTATCTTGTCTTAGAACATAATGAA GTTGCGTGTACTATATACTCGGACGATGAAGAATACTTCGCGGAATACTTCGACCATGAATGGAATACACCAGAGACCGTGCCTGTTTGTTTGTCCGCCCACCTCAAGAGTATCACCATAAGGGGattcaagggagactctgaTGAGATGGAAGCGGCGAAGTATTTGTTAGAGAAGGGTAAAGTTCTGAATAAGGTGACTATTTATGCTGGTGATTTGCTATGTAGAAGAGAGGAGTTAGACAAGGAACTTGAGTTGATTCGAAGGGGTTCGAGGACTTGTCGAGTTGAATTTTTCTGA
- the LOC117624997 gene encoding F-box/LRR-repeat protein At4g14103-like has product MGSRVKGLLLMGGKIPNKKSNPPARVEDKISKLPNEVLCHILSFLPTKYAVRTSILSTRWKNVWAFVPNLDFKYVEAKSYFFNKKKDKSTSAAFLTFVDRVISVRGSADIKKFCLHCSCGSKDFARIDGWIRTAIQHNVVELDLCFETTDKDLAFELPQFIFICKTLVVLKLRSNCITNAPPASGCFPSLKILHVRVEYPVNDSMEKIFSSCPVLEDLTIDGLLTIDGLLGSDDVLNFKISAPELKTLRLILPHRKWVGDHDHQYCFLINCPKVENIDLKQDILSKYLFKNAKSLVKASLNLFSHAVADLQPDFSNRANALLAGISNVKYLSLSAHVWEACCVPAFDNLNELKLVIHDCYNWDLLTELLKRSPNLEHLFLEHENDEECICSDEEYSEDGSSKEEYSEDGCSNAEKWNTPDFVPICLVSHLKTVSIRGFQGHLHEREAAKYLLENGEVLRKMTIYTGDFLPAKEKVYKEFSMFQRGSRTCQVEFIEEAGSSFDNDYVY; this is encoded by the exons ATGGGTTCGAGGGTAAAGGGTCTCTTACTAATGGGTGGGAAGATACCAAATAAGAAGTCAAATCCTCCAGCAAGAGTTGAAGACAAGATCAGTAAATTACCAAATGAAGTACTTTGTCACATCCTTTCGTTCCTTCCAACAAAATATGCTGTGAGGACCAGCATTCTCTCTACAAGATGGAAGAACGTATGGGCTTTTGTTCCCAACCTAGACTTCAAATATGTAGAAGCCAAGtcttattttttcaacaaaaagaaagacaagTCTACCTCTGCTGCTTTCTTGACGTTTGTTGATCGTGTGATTTCCGTTCGTGGTTCAGCTGATATTAAAAAATTCTGTCTTCATTGTTCCTGTGGTAGTAAGGATTTCGCACGTATTGATGGTTGGATTCGAACTGCCATCCAGCATAATGTTGTTGAACTTGATCTTTGTTTTGAAACAACAGATAAAGACCTGGCTTTTGAGTTGCCTCAATTCATTTTCATCTGTAAAACACTGGTGGTTTTGAAGTTGAGGTCAAACTGTATTACCAATGCTCCTCCTGCGTCAGGGTGTTTCCCAAGTCTCAAGATTCTCCATGTCAGAGTTGAATATCCTGTTAATGATTCGATGGAAAAGATTTTTTCTTCCTGCCCTGTACTTGAAGATTTGACCATAGATGGACTTTTGACTATAGATGGACTTCTTGGATCAGATGAtgttttgaatttcaagaTATCTGCTCCTGAACTAAAGACGTTAAGATTGATCTTGCCTCATAGAAAATGGGTTGGCGATCATGATCATCAGTActgttttcttattaattGTCCTAAGGTTGAAAACATTGATCTCAAGCAGgatattttatcaaaatatttattcaagaATGCAAAATCCCTGGTCAAAGCCAGTCTTAATCTCTTTAGCCATGCTGTGGCGGATCTACAGCCCGACTTTTCTAACCGTGCAAATGCACTTCTGGCTGGAATTTCCAATGTTAAATATCTTTCTCTATCAGCTCATGTTTGGGAA GCTTGTTGTGTCCCTGCTTTTGATAATTTGAACGAATTGAAGCTGGTTATTCATGATTGCTACAACTGGGATTTGCTAACAGAGTTGCTCAAGAGATCACCTAATCTGGAACATCTATTCTTAGAACATGAAAAC GATGAAGAATGTATATGCTCGGACGAAGAATACTCAGAGGATGGATCCTCAAAGGAAGAATACTCGGAGGATGGATGCTCAAATGCTGAAAAATGGAATACCCCAGACTTTGTGCCTATATGTTTGGTGTCACACCTCAAGACTGTCTCCATAAGGGGATTCCAAGGGCACCTGCATGAGAGGGAAGCGGCAAAGTATTTGTTAGAGAATGGTGAAGTTCTGCGTAAGATGACTATTTATACAGGTGATTTTCTGCCTGCAAAAGAGAAGGTATACAAGGAATTTTCAATGTTTCAAAGGGGTTCAAGGACTTGCCAGGTAGAATTTATCGAAGAAGCAGGTTCTAGCTTTGACAACGATTATGTTTACTAA
- the LOC117626186 gene encoding F-box/LRR-repeat protein At4g14103-like yields the protein MGSKSKPLRLKKKSKREEIVKDRISELPDSILCHMLSFIPTEYAVRTSILSTRWKSIWASVPNLDFEYRDDSVLLADEYDSESYAGFFTFVDRVLSCRDPLDIKKCRLHCDCRKEDFSRIDGWIRTVIRHNVVELDLIVKIGLDEDIDQPLELPQCVFMCKTLVVLKVNSNCITYTPPTSGCFPSLKFLHVSVEYPDNDSMEKIFSCCPVLECLTINGMLGLDDVLNFNISVPELRRLRLELKLDCVYNVDIKHTFFVNCPKLESLDIKQDILSNYLFENVKSLVKANVDIWYHFEHDQHACATALLAGFSNVKYLSLSARFLEGGCLPAFDNLSELKLVLYDCYNWDLLTELLKRSPNLEYLVVEHKEYRGCDEDYEEHKTYSKHVLYSKQRWRKPESVPVCLISHLKTITIRGFKGYPHEEKLAKYLLKEGQVLSKMTIYNDLAKEFSMSQRASKACRVEFI from the exons ATGGGTTCGAAATCAAAGCCTCTCAGACTAAAAAAGAAGTCAAAGCGTGAAGAAATTGTTAAAGATAGGATTAGTGAGTTACCAGATTCAATTCTTTGTCACATGCTTTCCTTCATTCCAACAGAATATGCTGTGAGGACCAGCATTCTGTCTACAAGATGGAAGAGCATATGGGCTTCTGTTCCAAATCTAGACTTCGAATATAGAGATGACTCTGTTTTGTTGGCAGATGAATATGATTCTGAGTCCTATGCTggctttttcacttttgttgaTCGTGTACTTTCCTGCCGTGACCCTTTAGATATTAAAAAATGTCGTCTTCATTGTGACTGCCGCAAAGAGGATTTCTCTCGCATTGATGGTTGGATTCGAACTGTCATTAGGCATAATGTTGTTGAACTTGATCTTATTGTTAAAATAGGACTTGATGAAGATATTGACCAGCCTTTGGAGTTGCCTCAATGTGTTTTCATGTGCAAAACACTGGTGGTTTTGAAGGTGAATTCAAATTGTATTACATACACTCCTCCTACATCAGGGTGTTTTCCAAGTCTCAAGTTCCTACATGTCAGTGTTGAGTATCCTGATAATGACTCAATGGAAAAGATTTTTTCTTGCTGCCCTGTTCTTGAATGTTTGACTATAAATGGAATGCTTGGATTAGATGATGTTTTGAATTTCAACATCTCTGTGCCTGAACTAAGGAGGTTGAGACTGGAATTGAAACTGGACTGTGTTTATAATGTAGATATTAAGCACactttttttgtaaattgcCCAAAGCTTGAAAGCCTTGATATCAAGCAGGatattttgtcaaattatttattcGAGAATGTGAAATCCTTGGTCAAAGCAAATGTCGATATCTGGTACCATTTTGAGCATGACCAGCATGCCTGTGCAACTGCGCTTCTGGCCGGATTTTCGAATGTTAAGTACCTGTCTCTTTCAGCTCGTTTTTTGGAG GGTGGTTGTCTGCCTGCATTTGATAATTTGAGCGAATTGAAGCTGGTTCTTTATGATTGCTATAACTGGGATTTGCTAACAGAGTTGCTGAAGAGATCACCTAATCTGGAGTATCTTGTTGTGGAACATAAAGAA TACCGGGGATGTGATGAGGATTACGAGGAGCACAAAACGTACTCGAAACATGTCTTATACTCAAAGCAGCGATGGAGAAAACCAGAATCTGTGCCTGTTTGTTTGATATCACACCTGAAGACTATCACCATAAGGGGATTCAAGGGATACCCGCATGAGGAGAAATTGGCTAAGTATTTGTTAAAGGAGGGTCAAGTTTTGAGTAAGATGACTATTTATAATGACTTAGCGAAAGAATTTTCAATGTCTCAAAGGGCTTCAAAGGCTTGTCGagttgaatttatctga
- the LOC117625302 gene encoding LOW QUALITY PROTEIN: UDP-glycosyltransferase 76B1-like (The sequence of the model RefSeq protein was modified relative to this genomic sequence to represent the inferred CDS: inserted 1 base in 1 codon) encodes MEQRKGLRLILFPMPLQGHLNPMLELANLLHHQGFSITIIHTQFNPLNPSTYPHFTFHSIPVALSQAEASTSDILAFISLLNVKCSEPFRECLARLLSDNHEPVTCLISDLLFHFTQPVAESLKLPRILLRTSAAFSFFAYAAFPLLLEKGYLPIQDSRLEEPVIELPPLKIKDLPVLKTMDPEKYYELVSGLKKETEASHGIIFNTFEDLEGSSLATIRQEFNIPIFPIGPFHKCFPAASSSSSSSSSLLSQDQSCIPWLNSQAPKSVIYVSFGSIAAISEAQFLEMAWGXANSNQPFLWVIPPGLVHGSEWLEPLPSGFLEALNGRAHIVKWAPQKEVLGYPAVGVFWTHNGWNSTLESICEGVPMICMPCLSDQMANARCVSDVWKVGLQLEHGMKRGEIERTVRKIMVEKEGEEIRERIFQLMEKANVCIKQGGSSYQSLEGLVKHILSLEK; translated from the exons ATGGAGCAAAGGAAGGGTTTGAGATTGATACTGTTTCCAATGCCCCTTCAAGGCCATTTAAACCCCATGCTAGAACTGGCCAACCTTCTTCACCACCAAGGATTCTCCATAACCATCATCCACACCCAATTCAACCCTCTCAACCCTTCAACCTATCCACACTTCACCTTCCACTCAATCCCTGTTGCCTTATCTCAAGCTGAGGCCTCCACAAGCGATATTTTGGCGTTTATTTCTCTTCTCAATGTCAAGTGTTCTGAACCCTTCAGAGAATGCTTGGCTAGGTTGCTATCAGATAATCACGAGCCTGTTACTTGCTTGATCTCTGACCTTCTGTTTCACTTCACTCAACCTGTTGCTGAGAGCCTTAAGCTCCCAAGGATTCTATTAAGGACTTCAGctgccttttccttttttgcttATGCTGCATTTCCACTTCTGCTGGAAAAGGGTTACCTCCCCATACAAG ATTCTCGACTAGAAGAACCAGTTATAGAGCTTCCacctctcaaaatcaaagaCCTTCCGGTGCTCAAAACTATGGACCCAGAAAAATACTATGAACTAGTGTCAGGCCTGAAGAAGGAAACTGAGGCCTCACATGGGATCATTTTCAATACTTTTGAAGACCTTGAAGGAAGTTCACTGGCCACAATTCGCCAAGAATTCAACATCCCAATTTTCCCAATAGGCCCATTTCACAAGTGCTTCCCTGcagcctcttcttcttcttcttcaagtagCAGCTTATTATCACAAGACCAAAGCTGCATTCCATGGCTAAACTCCCAAGCACCAAAATCTGTCATCTATGTCAGCTTTGGAAGCATTGCTGCAATAAGTGAAGCCCAATTTTTGGAGATGGCTTGGG TAGCCAACAGCAACCAACCCTTTTTGTGGGTGATCCCACCCGGATTAGTACATGGGTCGGAGTGGCTTGAACCACTGCCAAGTGGGTTCTTAGAGGCCCTGAATGGGAGGGCCCACATTGTGAAATGGGCTCCACAAAAGGAGGTGCTTGGCTACCCAGCTGTTGGAGTGTTTTGGACTCACAATGGTTGGAATTCTACATTGGAGAGTATTTGTGAGGGGGTCCCTATGATTTGCATGCCATGTCTCAGTGATCAAATGGCGAATGCAAGATGTGTAAGTGATGTTTGGAAAGTAGGGTTGCAGTTGGAGCATGGGATGAAAAGAGGTGAGATTGAAAGAACAGTTAGGAAAATAATGGTGGAGAAAGAAGGGGAAGAGATTAGAGAGAGAATCTTCCAGCTAATGGAGAAGGCAAATGTTTGCATCAAACAAGGTGGCTCTTCATACCAATCCTTGGAGGGCTTGGTTAAGCACATTTTGTCATtagaaaaatga
- the LOC117626106 gene encoding uncharacterized protein LOC117626106 — translation MDLVSSLKCQKLDAQSVEMDKDRVQKDFFWPDIPCISDLSIRGNSIVIIKKGGGKVPCLPEMVPLDRDKSPLLKPGCPVGNKGEEPVEEKCEPPKSNLRVPTYPSRKSEPKANLDSTYIPFIQHSRPIGECKYCLKVGEHMTQLCPYQDRVPKNAILGSGCDVVCRVCGWFFRGSCCGQDEGRAVLKNCISVKRCLKS, via the exons ATGGACCTTGTCTCATCCTTGAAGTGCCAAAAATTGGATGCCCAGTCGGTGGAGATGGATAAGGACCGCGTCCAAAAGGACTTTTTCTGGCCAGATATCCCCTGCATAAGCGATTTATCAATCCGTGGCAATTCGATTGTCATCATTAAGAAAGGTGGCGGAAAGGTCCCTTGCCTGCCAGAGATGGTCCCCCTTGATCGCGATAAGTCTCCACTTTTGAAACCCGGCTGCCCAGTCG GGAACAAAGGTGAAGAACctgttgaagaaaaatgtgaacCTCCCAAGTCAAACCTCAGGGTGCCTACGTATCCTTCACGGAAATCAGAACCAAAGGCTAATCTTGATAGCACCTACATTCCTTTCATCCAGCACTCTCGTCCTATTG GTGAATGCAAGTATTGTTTAAAGGTGGGTGAGCACATGACGCAACTATGCCCTTACCAGGATCGTGTCCCAAAAAATGCAATTCTCGGCAGTGGTTGTGATGTAGTTTGTAGAGTATGTGGTTGGTTCTTTAGAGGGTCCTGTTGTGGCCAAGATGAAGGACGTGCGGTTCTCAAGAATTGTATTTCTGTCAAGCGTTGTCTGAAATCGTAG